The stretch of DNA TCAGTAATGCATAAACCAGAAATGCGGCGAGAAATACTATAAAGCAGTCCGATAAAACGGATATTACACAGTCTGAATAATCCACAAAATAAGACATACGAGGATCAGGGTACAGTGCATATTCAAGCTCACCGATACTGCGGTTTAAGAGTAAAAAGTCCAGAGCATTTGACAAATAACCTGAAGAAGAGGCGTTCATACGATAGAACAGATATATCAGAAAGCACGATACAGCCGATGAAAGAAATGCTGCAGCCGTATTTATCTTCTGTTTTACTGCTGCAAATATAACAGCTGCCGCATAAAAAGCAAGTAACAGATAAAAACTTATGCATACATCAAAAAAGATAACTCTCGGATCAGATACAGCTTTGCTGCGAAGCGCATCTTCAATAAATGCCACTGCGTTTATATCAAGTTTCAGTCCGAACCGGCCGTAAATGATACTTGTTACAAGGCAGGCTATGTTCAACATCAGAACTGTAACGGCACTGTATCCAATGGCGATAACACCGGTCCCGAGAACCATGTTCACCCTGGATGTTCCGCCGTTTACCGCCACCGGAATGATCTTTGCAAGAACATATGCAAAAGCAATACCTGCAAACACCGCACCGATGTTTTCGTAATAATTAAACACACGGTAATGTTCTGCTGTGGAAGGTGAGGTTACAATAAACGGCTCACCAACATACGAAAGCGACGGAATGATAAGCATGTGGATAATGAAAAGCACCAGAAATCCGAGCCCGGACCACTTTAAGTAAGTACGCAGACCCTCTCGTCCGCAGAAAGCATATTTAATATATTCACGCATTGCTGCCACCTCCTGTTAATGATACTATAAGTTTCTGTAATGAAGGACGGGAAAAGCTGAGTGTTTCCGGTATATCTTCCGGTTCGCCCTTTATGCATACGCTTGCAAGAGAACCTGCAGAGTTCCTGTTCAGAACTTCCTTTCCTTCTGCATATCCGTCAACGTCTACGGCATTGCCTTCAACAACATAAGCACTTTCCATGAGCGCTTCACATTCATCATCTGCAATTATTTTTCCTTTTTTCAGAACGAAACAATGTTCGAGAAGTCCCGCGCATTCGTCGATAAGATGAGTTGCTATGATGAATGCTGATTCTGTTTGCAAAAAGCGCTCAAGAAGCAGGCGGTAAAACATTTCGCGATTGTTTGCATCGACACCAAGTGTCGGTTCATCAAGGAAAATGAAATCTGCTCCGCTTGCCAGTGCGAGAACCGCTCCTGCAAGAGTATACGACCCTGTCGAAAGTTCTGAAAAACGCTTTCCGGAATCTATTCCGAAAGAAGCAAAAAGTTTTTCTGCATAAGCCTTATCCGCATTTTTATAGAAATACTTCAGTGAATCGACAGCATCACGTAAACGCATGCCTGCCGGCAGAATGTTTTCGGCACCCGTAAAATACATTTTTCTGAGCAGGTCACTGCTTTCTTTTACCGGCTGACCGTCAAGCATAATGCTTCCCGAAGACGGGATCTCACGGTCGGAAATAATGTTGAAAAGAGTTGTTTTTCCTGCTCCGTTGCCCCCGAGAAGTCCGTAAATATGTCCCTTTTCAATGGTCAGTGATACGTCATCAAGAGCTTTTACCGACTTGAAAGTCTTTGAAACGGACTGTACATTTATTACGCTCATCTGTCCCCGTCTCCTTTCAGCATTTCTATTATGTCCTTCTTTTCAAGTCCGAGACGATGAGCCTCTGCAAGAAGCGGTGCAATATAGTCATCGTAGAACCTTACCTTACGGTCATCAAGAACATTTTCATTAGCATTTTTCGCAACATACATACCCATCCCTCTTTTCTTGTACACCAGTCCCTTGTCGACCAGAATGTTTACACCCTTGCGTATCGTGGCCGGATTGATCTTCAGGCTCACGGAAAGCTCTGTCGTACTCGGTATCTGTTCGTCTTCCTTAAGCTGACCCGTGACGATCTTGTTTTCGAGCCATTCGGCTATCTGTATATATATCGGCTCGGAATCGCTGAAATCAGAATAATTCACACTCATGTCACCACTCCTTCTTTAAGATTATCCGGATAAAGAGAAACGTAAAGTCTTCAATTTTCCCATGTACCGACTGATCAGATCAGTACATTCCGGTAAATATTCCACACCAAAGCAGCAAACCGGAGATCTCTTATGTTAGTCGGTTAGTTACTTCTGTAACTAACTATATCAGTAAAAAGATGATCCGTCAAGGCTTATGCCGCCTTTTCGGATCATTTCACAATTACTTATAATATTTTTAGTGGACAACGCACAAAGTTTTGTACGGTTTCATCATTGCAAAGTATCATTTCTCTTATTTACGCTCATTCATATATAGCGATACCCTTTTCCGAATTGAGTTTATTGTTTCGTCTGCCGTCTTGGCGTCAGAATAATATTCATTTGCTTCTTCGAGTATAATTGATTTTATTATGTTATCACTTAAAGAGCCTTTTATAACAGTTTCTAAATCACGATCAAGGTTTTCTATAATTTGTTTTGTTTCAGAAGTAACAGAGCATTCATTTTTCGCTTCTATATTACTCTTACGCTCAACCGAAAAGTACCCATTAGCACTATAATCAAGGAACATATCTTTAACTATTCTCCATGCTTCATCTTTTTCTGAGCATTTTTCTGAAATACTAAAACATATACACGGATCTATAAACATAGTCTCACCGCTTTGAGACGGAAACATTCTGATAGTAAGCGGCACATCACTATCATGACTATTTTTGTTTATACTATCAAAACCAATGGCTTCAAAAGGCATTATAACATCTTTATTTTCATTTAAAACTTCAAAATACTTTTGTTCAGTGCAGTCTACTATTTTTTCTTCATTCTTCATTAATTCGAGCAAATTTTTGAAATAATCTGATCCTATTGAATCATTCATAGCATTTGCATCATTACTATCAATTATATACTTAGCAAAATCATAGAATAATTCCTCTTTTGATTCAAATTGGCTTATAATTTTCGTCTTAGATAATTTATCCCAAAAATCATTTATACTATCTGTGTTAGATATTTCTCCTTTGCACGCCATCAATTCAATAGTGAATGCTGGAAATATCTTATATACATTTTCATTATAGGTATAGTAATACAGCAGATTTAGATAATAATCTTTTTTTCTAAATTCAGAATCATTTTCAATAATCGTTTTCAAATTCGAAAACATATCCATTTCAGCATAATTATCAATATTAAAATCCGATGTAGAGATTATAATATCTGGTATTCTGCCTGCTGCTATATCAAGATTTAAGCTATCTGTTGATTTATAACTGTTCGTACTTATTCTATACAGTTTACTGCTGTTATTATAATCCTGTATCTTATTATAAACAGAAGTATTGGATATTTCTCCGCACATAGCAAGATTAATTGTTTTACAATCGCTAATTTCTTTCGCTGGTTTTATAAGAAATATTTTACCGGAATAATCTATGCAAGCCATTGTTCCGACATTATCAAAGACAATTATTCCAGAACTTCTTTGAACTGCAATTTGGCTAATATCAGATATAACTTTTTCAATATTTCCGTTTGTTAAATCATATGTATAAAGTGCGCTCTCTGTTTCAATATAAATATCATATATTCCACCATCATAATATATATTTGAATAAGCATTGGCACACAATTCATTTACTTCCGTTATTTCCTTTTTTTCATCTGTATTTATATTATACGAATAAAACCTGTGACTATTGTCGGTATAATAAACTACTTCATCTCCTGATTTATCTGAAAAAGCAATGAATTCATCAATATCAAGGAAGAATTCATTTATTATTTCCCCTTGCTTATTATAAAGTCTAAAAGAACTTATATTTTTACTAAAAAATAAATAGTTTTCGGTAACACCACAAAGCTCATACCCCGGGAGATCTGAATACAAAGCAATCATCTCGTTACCATTCTGACTGTTCTTATTAATACTCATATTCAGCATGACGGTTCCACTTT from Ruminococcus sp. HUN007 encodes:
- a CDS encoding ABC transporter ATP-binding protein, which gives rise to MSVINVQSVSKTFKSVKALDDVSLTIEKGHIYGLLGGNGAGKTTLFNIISDREIPSSGSIMLDGQPVKESSDLLRKMYFTGAENILPAGMRLRDAVDSLKYFYKNADKAYAEKLFASFGIDSGKRFSELSTGSYTLAGAVLALASGADFIFLDEPTLGVDANNREMFYRLLLERFLQTESAFIIATHLIDECAGLLEHCFVLKKGKIIADDECEALMESAYVVEGNAVDVDGYAEGKEVLNRNSAGSLASVCIKGEPEDIPETLSFSRPSLQKLIVSLTGGGSNA
- a CDS encoding GntR family transcriptional regulator, which encodes MSVNYSDFSDSEPIYIQIAEWLENKIVTGQLKEDEQIPSTTELSVSLKINPATIRKGVNILVDKGLVYKKRGMGMYVAKNANENVLDDRKVRFYDDYIAPLLAEAHRLGLEKKDIIEMLKGDGDR